In Planctomycetia bacterium, the sequence AACTGGACCCAGTCGGGGAGCGAACTGGCCCATGTCTGGTCGTCGCTGCAACAGATGGGGCAGGTAATTCTGGTGCAGACGCATCACGAAACGCAACCCGCGAATGCCTCCATTTCCAATCTGCGTGCACAAGTCGCATTGCCTTTGCCTGGCGATCGTGTTCCGTTCCTTGTTGAAGTCAGGAATACCGGTTCCCGAACTCTGGAAGGCCTGACCATCACGCTGCAAGGCAGCGATGCGGAGAAAGATGTTGATGTGCAACCTGTCCCAACGCTGAAGCCGGGCGAAATGATTCCCATGACGCTGACCACCAGGCTGGAGCAACGTGGCAGGAATATCGTCACCGCAACACTGCAAGGCGACGAACTGACTATTGACAACAAGCTGGAAACCGTGATTGAAACGCGAGACAGGCTGAAAGTGCTTATTATCGATGGGCGTGTTCACCCGAACGATCCGGCACAATCGTCCAGTTACTTTCTGGCCCATGCCTTGGGGTCGTTGCGTAGCCAGAACATGGGTGAATCTGGCTTGAATCTGGAAGTAGTCTCTGCCATAGATGTTTACCCGGCACAACTAGCCGACGTGCAGGTTTGTTTTCTGACCGGAATGGGAACAGGTACAGGCAGTAAACTCACTGCGGAAATGGCTGAGCGGTTGGGCCGCTTCGTCCGTGAGGGTGGCGGTTTGATTCTCTTTGCTGGTGGAAGTGTAAGTGATATGGGTTTGGAAAGCCTATCTTCACTGCTGCCTGCCCGTTGGGGCAGTATTGTGACAGCGTCAGATCCACTCAAGCTGGATATGACAACGATCCCTGCCGGTTCTTTTCTATCCCCCTTTCGGTATCCGCCACTGGATCGCCTGGGGCAGGCAGATATCTTCCGCTTACGCAGCCTGGTCGATTTACAGAGTGATGGCATGGTGCTGCTGAAAACCCGGCAGGATCAGCCAGTGCTGACCATGCGTTCGCAGGGAAGTGGCACCGTCATCATGGTGGGTATCGACGCAGATCTGCAGAGCAACGATGCCGTTTTGCGTCCCGGTTATCTTCCCTGGATTCAATCGATGATTGGTCAGGTGCTGAATCAGCAGGCAGGCAGAAAGAACCTGGTCGCTGGCGAAACACTGGTCTTTACTCCCGATGCCCAGTTGCAACAGAAAAAAATGTCGCTGATGATACCAGGCAGTCAGCAGTTGATTCCATTCCAGCAGTCTGAATCGAGCCAGTCCTCACCCCGCCTGGTGTCGCAGGATATCCACCAAGCCGGGCTTTACCGCATGGTGCTCGAAGGAACCCAGGCAGAAGAAACCTCCACCGATACAGGTCTGGTAGATATGTTTGCCGTGGTACCCGATGCTGCTGAAACCGCCAGCCTGAGTACAATGTCGGAGGAAGAACTGAGTAGCCTGTTTGCCGAGAAGCCGGTGATCCTGCAGACGAAATCTCTTCAGGGAACTGGGCCAGATCGTTCGCGGTTATTGCAGGAATGGACGCCGTCACTCTGGTGGTGGCTGTTCGCCTGGTGCCTGTTGGAACTGGCATTTGGGTGGTATTGCAATCGGGAAGTATAAACGAAATTGAATGTCATTAAATAAGAGCATCTA encodes:
- a CDS encoding BatA domain-containing protein; the encoded protein is MTFLSPAWMTTAFMGLAALSIPIIIHYLFRSRYRVVPWAAMEFLKKSLEEATRRIRFRELILLLMRMALLGMLAFALMRPSSLRQRGDANSPVDAVFIMDVSSSMAIQDGQQTRLEDARKAALALLETLPAQSTLHILQTGRNVVDLGPRSPVNRDQARIILSQLSQNHETAPLIPALRQASEILTRGSLANKEVYLFSDMQRSNWTQSGSELAHVWSSLQQMGQVILVQTHHETQPANASISNLRAQVALPLPGDRVPFLVEVRNTGSRTLEGLTITLQGSDAEKDVDVQPVPTLKPGEMIPMTLTTRLEQRGRNIVTATLQGDELTIDNKLETVIETRDRLKVLIIDGRVHPNDPAQSSSYFLAHALGSLRSQNMGESGLNLEVVSAIDVYPAQLADVQVCFLTGMGTGTGSKLTAEMAERLGRFVREGGGLILFAGGSVSDMGLESLSSLLPARWGSIVTASDPLKLDMTTIPAGSFLSPFRYPPLDRLGQADIFRLRSLVDLQSDGMVLLKTRQDQPVLTMRSQGSGTVIMVGIDADLQSNDAVLRPGYLPWIQSMIGQVLNQQAGRKNLVAGETLVFTPDAQLQQKKMSLMIPGSQQLIPFQQSESSQSSPRLVSQDIHQAGLYRMVLEGTQAEETSTDTGLVDMFAVVPDAAETASLSTMSEEELSSLFAEKPVILQTKSLQGTGPDRSRLLQEWTPSLWWWLFAWCLLELAFGWYCNREV